A window of Vicinamibacterales bacterium contains these coding sequences:
- a CDS encoding alpha/beta hydrolase-fold protein translates to MNADNTITFRLPAPNAKKVRVYTDMPKLGDTPVNGSAGFDMSQDANGVWSFTTPRLAPSYYQYWFDVDGLVTPDPQNTFVRPASGVYKSVVALPGKEADFMMFRDVPHGNLIEHQYVNQLTKVARRVVVYTPPDYNTSSKKYPVVYLLHGANDYERGWTQTGMANMIMDNLLAEKKAVPAIIVMPFGHEKTGSAGRQPEIVALQKALGYTPPPAAARGDAPRGGGPGAPGVGRGVSPSGWSMAKEMLDYVIPYVEKEFRVVKDKEHRAIMGYSMGGGHATSIGFGHPELFAYVGAFSGFGSTDLLTADPAKTNRNYKMIFIGSGTEDTAVNRGRTMHDALTKAGVKHIWSEDPGYGHDYQIWRQYFHRLMQQTFRD, encoded by the coding sequence GTGAACGCCGACAACACCATCACGTTCCGGCTGCCGGCCCCCAATGCGAAGAAGGTGCGCGTGTATACCGACATGCCGAAGCTTGGCGACACCCCGGTCAACGGGTCCGCCGGTTTCGACATGAGCCAGGACGCCAATGGCGTGTGGTCGTTCACGACTCCCAGGCTCGCGCCGAGCTACTACCAGTACTGGTTCGACGTGGACGGACTGGTGACGCCCGATCCGCAGAACACCTTCGTTCGCCCTGCATCGGGCGTCTACAAGAGCGTCGTCGCGCTGCCGGGGAAGGAAGCGGACTTCATGATGTTCCGCGACGTGCCGCACGGCAACCTGATCGAGCACCAGTACGTCAACCAGCTGACCAAGGTGGCCCGTCGTGTGGTCGTCTATACGCCGCCCGACTACAACACGAGCAGCAAGAAATATCCGGTGGTCTACCTGCTGCACGGCGCCAACGACTACGAGCGCGGCTGGACGCAAACCGGCATGGCCAACATGATCATGGACAATCTCCTCGCGGAGAAGAAGGCCGTTCCCGCGATCATCGTCATGCCCTTCGGTCATGAGAAGACCGGTTCCGCCGGCAGACAGCCCGAAATCGTCGCGCTGCAGAAGGCCCTGGGGTATACCCCGCCACCGGCGGCGGCACGCGGTGATGCACCGCGTGGTGGCGGTCCCGGTGCCCCGGGTGTCGGGCGAGGGGTTTCGCCGAGCGGTTGGAGCATGGCCAAGGAAATGCTCGATTACGTGATCCCGTATGTCGAGAAAGAGTTCCGCGTCGTCAAGGACAAGGAGCACCGCGCGATCATGGGCTACTCGATGGGCGGCGGTCACGCCACCTCCATCGGTTTCGGCCATCCGGAACTGTTCGCCTACGTCGGCGCGTTCAGCGGATTCGGTTCCACCGATCTGCTCACCGCCGACCCGGCGAAGACGAACAGGAACTACAAGATGATCTTCATCGGCTCCGGCACAGAGGACACCGCCGTGAATCGTGGCCGCACCATGCACGATGCGCTGACGAAGGCCGGCGTGAAGCACATCTGGAGCGAGGATCCCGGGTACGGCCACGATTACCAGATCTGGCGGCAGTATTTTCATCGGCTGATGCAGCAGACTTTCCGCGACTGA